The sequence below is a genomic window from Nitrospinota bacterium.
GGCTTTGGCTAAACGTCCGTGGGCCGTCGAAGTTTCCGGCCTCGTGCGCCACCCAAAAACTTTCGATGTCGATGACCTGTTAAAAAACCTGCCGATGGAAGAGAGGCTGTACCGCTTGCGTTGTGTCGAAGCCTGGGCGATGGCGGTTCCGTGGACGGGTTTCCCGTTGCAAGCGTTGCTCAGGCAGGTGGAGCCGTTATCCCAGGCCACGCACGTTAAGATGACCACGTTTTACAAACCGTTCGTAGCCCAGGGGCAGTTGGCCTTCTGGGAACCCTGGCCCTACATTGAAGCTCTGACCGTTCCCGAAGCCATGAACGACTTGACCTTCATGGCCACCGGCATCTACGGGCATCCCCTGCCGAAACAGCACGGCGCGCCCATTCGCCTGGTGGTGCCGTGGAAATACGGGTTCAAAAGCATCAAGTCGGTGGTCAAAATCGAGCTGGTGGATTACCGTCCCGCCACGTTCTGGAACACCTTGCAAGGGTTGGAATACGACTTCACCGCCAACGTCAATCCCAAAATTCCGCATCCGCGCTGGCCGCAGTCCAGGGAGAAGATGATCGGCACCGAAGAAGTCCGCCCCACCCTGCCCTTCAACGGTTACGGCAAACACGTCGCGCACCTGTATACTTAAAGATCACCGGATCGGGGATAATGGCTTAAATTTTTGCTTTTCAAGAGCAACTCGCATACCATTATTTGTTCGAGCAACCACTCTATTTCAGGAGCCAATCGATCATGGAAACAGCCACTTTCGGCGCAGGATGTTTCTGGGGCGTAGAACTAAATTTCAGCAATATCGACGGCGTCACAGCCACCTCTGTGGGTTATTGTGGCGGCACTGCACCCAACCCGACTTATGAGATGGTGTGCACCGGGCAATCAGGCCATGCGGAAGTCGTACAGTTGGAATTCGACGCATCCAAAGTAACCTATGAAACTCTTCTGGAAGCCTTTTGGAACCTGCACGACCCGACCACGCTCAATCGGCAGGGGCCGGACACCGGCACGCAATACCGTTCGGCTATCTTTTTTCATAACTCGGCACAGGAAACTACCGCCAGAGAATCCAAAGAAAAACTTCAGCAGTCCGGCAAATTTTCGAGAGACATCGTCACCGAAATCGTCGCCGCGCCTCAGTATTACCGGGCGGAAGACTATCACCAAAAGTATCTGGAAAAACGCGGCATGAAAAACTGTCACTGATTAAAATTTATAGGGCCACTTAAAATGCAACGCGATTACGAAACTCTAAAAATCAAACCGGGCGCAACATTTGCAGAAGTCAAACGCGCCTATAAAAAACAGGCGATGGAGTGGCATCCCGACCGCTTTCCCGGCGACGATGAAGCCCAGCAGATAAAAGCCACCAAAAAGTTTCATCAGATCACCGAAGCCTACACGCGCATTGAGATCTGGCATAGCAAACGGGAACAAGGCCAATACGCCGACCAGCAGCCGGATTACTCGTCCTACGGTGGCGACCCGATGGGCGACGACGGTGGGTGGCGGGACGAAATCCGGCAGGACCTGCCGCAGTTCATCACCCGCACCTGGCGCAACGGCGACAAATACGAGGGCATGGGCATCAACCAAATGATGCACGGAATGGGCATCTTCACCTTCGCCAACGGCAGTGTTTTCACCGGGCAGTTCCGGTCCGGCACGATGACTGGGCAAGGCAAATACAATTTTGCCAACGGTGATGAATACACTGGCGGAATGATGGATAACCAGTTCCACGGGCAGGGGAAGATGACCTTCGCCAACGGCAGTAAATATATGGGCCATTTTGCCCAGGACAAGTTTCACGGCGAGGGCGTGTTCGTCACCCCCGAGGGCAAAGTGCATGCCGGCCAGTGGGAATACG
It includes:
- the msrP gene encoding protein-methionine-sulfoxide reductase catalytic subunit MsrP, encoding MHRRLGLNKMSHVKFSKGWEISGNLATPESVYMNRRKFLQGAALTTLATTALLSGCTSRPPDPDAEIALSEIEKKIYPAQRNEKFQLDRPLTSERIAASYNNFYEFTSVKEDVIVHAQALAKRPWAVEVSGLVRHPKTFDVDDLLKNLPMEERLYRLRCVEAWAMAVPWTGFPLQALLRQVEPLSQATHVKMTTFYKPFVAQGQLAFWEPWPYIEALTVPEAMNDLTFMATGIYGHPLPKQHGAPIRLVVPWKYGFKSIKSVVKIELVDYRPATFWNTLQGLEYDFTANVNPKIPHPRWPQSREKMIGTEEVRPTLPFNGYGKHVAHLYT
- the msrA gene encoding peptide-methionine (S)-S-oxide reductase MsrA, with the protein product METATFGAGCFWGVELNFSNIDGVTATSVGYCGGTAPNPTYEMVCTGQSGHAEVVQLEFDASKVTYETLLEAFWNLHDPTTLNRQGPDTGTQYRSAIFFHNSAQETTARESKEKLQQSGKFSRDIVTEIVAAPQYYRAEDYHQKYLEKRGMKNCH
- a CDS encoding DnaJ domain-containing protein; amino-acid sequence: MQRDYETLKIKPGATFAEVKRAYKKQAMEWHPDRFPGDDEAQQIKATKKFHQITEAYTRIEIWHSKREQGQYADQQPDYSSYGGDPMGDDGGWRDEIRQDLPQFITRTWRNGDKYEGMGINQMMHGMGIFTFANGSVFTGQFRSGTMTGQGKYNFANGDEYTGGMMDNQFHGQGKMTFANGSKYMGHFAQDKFHGEGVFVTPEGKVHAGQWEYGNLMTEPESPFDRY